A segment of the Lolium perenne isolate Kyuss_39 chromosome 3, Kyuss_2.0, whole genome shotgun sequence genome:
tactgtcttataacacattctattttgctcACGAGATGTTAAAATTTTAACTGATGACTGATATCTATGACACTGCATATTTAAACGTGTGCAGGTTCCACTTTATTCTTATTGTCATTAAAATGTACGATGGAGAAGTTGAAATCTttgactcactaaccaaagaaCCTGTACTATACAAGATGGCTTTTGATATGCTCAAaaagtaattttaattcttatcggttttttGTTAATTTCCTCATATCAACAaattgataactcttttatgcattttcttttatcGGGCAGTGTATGGCAAACGTTCATCCGGGAAGATCCGGCCGGTGGATGGAAACCGAAGCTGATATGGCGTGCGAACAaaataagtagtactacctaggtccacacacctttatcatacttgattattatctaattgaattatattcttttaCAAACATGCGCGAAACAACCAGTGGGGactaatctatgtggatactacgtttgcgagtacatccacaagattgtcagcgagagaatgaATAATCAAAGAAATAGAGAGGTACGAAAAaaatattcacaaatttatttgttaccataagttgtgctgagtttcagtcataattgtttgattgtgatttgatatatatatatatatatatatatactcataCCTCATGTATTTATTTGTATCTCATTCTTTtacagttggcaagaaagcgggacAAGGTCTCAATCGAGCAGCGCTTCAAAGCAattggcgaggaattggcgggatttttccttcgggacgtcatacctaatttcggagagtaccactatgcatgaagatctacaTGTAATATATAGTTtgactcggagagtaccactatgctacatgtaatagatagtatgcctcagagagtaccactatgcatgaagatcgatcttcacgcctgtactacttaatttgcgatcttatgcaattacatgtgttatATTATATACACCAAGTTGATATGCAtcaccttgatcttcatgtactacctaaacccaaacgcgtttctggcgcATCGACGCATTCCTGGTACGATGAAACGGTCTGATACCTCTAAAcccctcctaaaaccctaaaccctgaattctctgccgcggcagagatttatgCACTTTCTCTGCCACGGTAGCCAACCTtttgtaccggttcgtgttacaaaccggtaccaaaggtttccAGCCCCGCGGTCTCCTGGGTaccacgtggaggcccctttaataccggttcgtaaggaactggTACCAAAGGGGGGATTGTCCCGATTCATTTGTATCGGTTGCATAACCGGTACAAAAGTCCCTTTGGAACCGGTATTGAAgcccatttttctactagtgctaaTTATAGAGCATCAGCTTTAGCACCTTGTTGGACTCCAATGTTAATTACATCATAAACAAGTGCTTAAACAAGCTGGATCGTGCGGGCGAAGAGCCATAGTGTCTAGCGACTATTTTTGCGGTGACACAAGCTGAGACCTAGGGTCGAACGAGATTGTCGTGAAACCGCAAAGAATTGGATCCTAGCGCCcatgtttagagcatctccagtcgcgtcccccaaaccgtcccccaaagggatttggggtgcgccggacaaaaaaacgttcccagccgcgtcccccaatccctttttttgtccggcgcggcccgatacggtgtctggcacctcgagcccgtccccgctacacaggggatgctccggggacgccggacacactgAAAAGCGAGGCGAGGTGTGGCAGGATCGATGCGTCAGCGGCACAGGAAAAATTTGTCCAccgctcccgccaaatcgcgcctcTCCCGCCGTGCATTTCTGCCATCCTAACACATTTGAGCTATCCcgcccgccgattcatttctaccTCCCGCTGTTGTTACGTTGTTCCTCCCGCCACCACCCTCTCCCCATCCATGGCGCCGCTTACTGCCCCCAAAaaatggccaagaaagcggccaagaagccgccgggcaaagaGACAAAAGGGGCAAAGGCGcccttcgcgaagccgcggaaggcgccggctccgAAGAAGAACCCGGAAGGCTAGACTGATGATTAGTGGTATCAAGACTGTCTGCGCCGGAAGttgtcgacggcggagcggaaaggacagagggcggcggagctggagaagaaggcgttGGCGGCGCGCGCGCACCAGCACGCGCTGGTCGGGTGTATCgctgccaccaacgcgagcccatggagcACGACGCTACCACCGTACATTCCAGGAGTGATGTCCCTGTCGACATCCgggttctacaacgacggcccctccgccactcccgggtgcgtgacgccaaaCTTGTTGCCACGTTACGAGGATGCGCTGCCtcatggcggcttcaaccccaacgctATGTTCTACTCTCCGACGTacgagccaggacccggtccggaGGACGCCCCGTTCAATGGCCGCAGGGGCCCGCTCGAATTTGATGGCGCTggtgctgaggaggaggaggaggtggtggaggaggatgaggaggaggagggggagggggatgggtggaggaggaggatcaCGAGGACGAcaaggacgaagagggcggcgacgaagaggacgacgaggtcGCCAGTGAGGAtgccgatgatctcgtggaggttgacgcggacggcatgaggaagaagaagaagaaggtgtcGGGCACACAAAGCCCTAAGTGGACCATTCTGGAGGATAtatgtctgtgcgagtcgtgggcgacggtgagccatgactccatcatcggcgccaaccaaaaatagGGAAGTactgggcgaggatcaaggccgagttcgatgagtgCAAGCTGATCAACAAcgactacaacaaagtgacaatgaagtggagccaaaaggcaatgtcaacgcgatgggccatcatccaggcatcggtgaacatgttccatgggtaccatcatgacttagagaccagaggcgacagcggcgccgacattagccaactggtacgactctttcttacataatctgtagcgcctacaatgtgttcgatgaaatgattgTGTTTTCTTTGGTTAGTTTGACAAGGCTATGGATTTGTACCGGAGGAACTTGGATGGGCATAAGTCGTTCttgctgatgcattgctatagcaagctcaagaAAAGCGCCAAATGGAGGTTGACGCACGTTTCTTTGTCGAAGGGGAAAGACGCTATATATCTGGATGCGCCGCTCGCAACATCGGCAGGGCGCCCCatcggcaacaaggctgccaaggccgccttggccgacgctgcgtcggccgagaagacgcaggcgtcgctCACGCAGTGCCTCGTCGAGCTCTCCTCGACCTTGCTCTCCCGCGACAAAAAGGCCCAGGAAAGGTGGGCggcgctgctcaagaggcaagaggagaagatggagctgaagaaacacatggacgacatgtccctgctgagagcaTCGACAgaaggaatgtctccccggacgcgggcggtgcacaacttcttcaaaggccagatcctcgacgccatcgaagccaaaatggcggcggccgagGCGGAGTCCGAGGCGGCGGCCCAGGCAGCTGCAGCGGCAGCGGCCCCAACCCCGGAGTAAGAGCCGGCAGACGCATTCGCTACTACACCTGCGTTGGCCTCTGCCTCGACGTTGGCGACGGAGCATGCACACCGGGCAGATCAcgatgagttcatcgtgttcgacGGGCCTACGTCGACTCAGGATGCGCCGTCAGCGTCAGCGTCGGCATCGGCGTCGCCCAACCCCAACCCCTTCTTTTAATTCTATCGTCggcctgtaatatgatcgcgcgcccagtactttgatcgccaCTACTCTGATCACGACGacttcggcgggaacgatctcttttgaatgcaaactatttgaattcctatttggagacggtgtttgggggacgcgactggggaacgatgtcccccaaacgcggcacgaacaaaactcgtcccccaaacgctcgatctggcgccgtttgggggacggtttgggggacgcgactggagatgctcttagcgtcTGCATTGTAGATGCTCTCAGAGGACTAAAAAGTCTCGAAATGGGCTCGATGACACACTTTTAGTCGGGctcactaagagcatctccagtcgcgtcccccaaagcgatttggggcgcgccggacaaaaaaaacgttcccagccgcgtcccccaaagccgctttttgtccggcgccccgagtccGTCTCCGCCCCATGGGGACGCACTGGGGACGCCGGatgcaccgaaaagcgaggcggggagtggcgggaccAACCCGTCAGCGACACattgaattttaacctaaccgtcgcctacctcgcgacggaagttattggcgcgcagcgacggtgcagttcccgcagaggcgcagcgaagcgtctcgtcgcgcctagctctgcgtgccggcattaatgagcgccaccgcttccCCGCCTCCCGCCGGCCTAtaaaaaagggccgcctctcatcgtccctctcacacacaaaccctaacgCCTCTCTCctgaaccctagccgccaccatctcaagagtcgacgccatggctggtagaggcggaggccgagctcgcggtcgtggtcgtggtcgtggtcgtggccgcggtagAGCTGCACGCTCGTCGTCGCCTGTGACaacgtcgtcgtcctcatcgtcgaacaggcaggacgaggaggggcccgtgttgttcgagttcatcgtcgtcctcaagggcgacccacacggcatccagaggctaCCGGACGACTTCGTTGCCAACGATGAGCGCCCGggctcgctgcatctgcgggaggatggCTGCCACTGCTGCCGGTGGAtcatcgacgtgatctacgacgcgcgcggcaagatgtacctccatatcggctgggagaagttcacgcgctaccaccgcctcgaagccggcttcgtgctcgtgttctcctacttcggcgacagggacatgagcgtaaaggcgttcgacgagacgcgttgccgccggaactaccacggcgacagcgccgaggaggacggcgactgaagagtgttgtttcttcacAGCGAAAAAATGGAcgaaggtttctggatgttcttcctcagaagaaccaacaggggcaccctcaccagctggattttccagtatgGGTGACtgtgtgtgccctcgagtgttcttttttGGCAGTGAACACACGAAACTTTCGAATgctcggcctagttaggtttagtttttttgcaatcatttacatttgtgtcaaccatggttcaaactatgtattagtttgtggaaaaccatgttccaaactatatcttcatgtaagccacgttccaaattatgtattagtttgtggaatatttcttctctttattgaaataaaaatacaaaaacataaaaaaagagTATTTAAATGTTTGGGGTGGGCGttcgggggacgcggctggggagcgacatccCCCAAACGCGGCCCGAACGAAACATGTCcctcaaacgctcaatccggcaccgtttgggggacggtttgggggacgcgactggagatgctctaattgtTTCTCTAACACTAGATtttcttatactaattgtttctctaACACTAGATTTTCTTATAGAGTCAAGGTAAAACATCCTTTTTGAAGGTATGGAAAAAAATTTAACTATGGACTCTTCTACCTCCGTGGATGCCATGAAGAACACTTAATTGAAGGATTCTTTTCCTGCTTAAGTGTTACTTTGTTAGGCGCACACAGGGTACACAATGTCTGCCATGGGCCATGGCAGACTGCCGGTGTAAGCGTTAAAGCTTGTCCAAGTAAGACTCCAGAGGAAAAAGTAAAATTTCACGAAACGATTACATGTATTGGTAACGAAACTTACTCTGTAGAAAAAACAGAGGCAAAGAAAGTCACATGAATACATTCTTCAAACTACACACACGTTTCGTTTCTCAAAATCCAAATCAAGCGCGCGCGCGTGCGCTCAGCAGACGAAATCCCTGTTCGCGTACACGCACGCACCGCGGGCCGATCAGTAGTGGCGCCTGGGCGCGCAGTGCCTCGGCCTGAACGCGAGCGGGCCGGCGGCGTAGAGCGCGTACCCGTCGGCGGGGGAGCCCTTGCCCTCGTCGCGGATCGGCGCGCCCTGGATGCCGTAGTTGATGTTGGTGAGGTCGTCGCACTTGCGGTCCGGCGACGAGAGCAGGCGGACGAAGCACGCCTTGGTAGGGTCCCCCTTGTAGTACGCCGCTGCTGGCGGGCCGTCGCCGAGGTCGGCGAGGTAGTAGCCGTTGCCGTCCGCCTTGACCGACCGCCACGCCATGACACGGTTCTTGCGATCGCGGCAGGTCACCGTCACCTTGGCCCCCGGCAGCGGCGTGGCGCCGTCGAGGCACCACGAGTTGCGGTGCGCGCAGCTCTGGGCGTACACCATGCCCTCCACCTGCACCACCAGCTTCTTCTCGCCGCCGCTGTTGGGGTGGGAGTAGTCCCCGTGGTCCGAGGCCGCGGCCGCGGCGAGGAGGGACACGAGGATGGCCAGGGACAGGGGGAGGTAGGCCGCCATTGCTCCAAGATCGACTGGTGTTACTCGGTCGAAGGAGATGATCGGAGCTGGCTTTGGTTGTGTGGAAATGGCGGGAGGCCTGGGGTTCATATATAAACGCGGCAATGTGACTGGGCGAGCGATTAGGGTGAGTAAAAAAATGGTTTAGACGTGCGGCCATGTAGGTGGCCGGCCGGCATTAGGCTACGTGAGGGCCAGTTTGTCTCGGAGATTGTCGGCCTTGGGCACAAAGGAGATCACGTTGATGTTAGTTTATTGTTACCAAGATTAGATGATGATTGGTTTGTAGGGTTCAGGAGCAAAGAAGATTGCGTGCGTGAATCATGATATTTTCTTTGATTATGCTAGACATGTACGGTACGGCTTTGCCGGCATCCTGGGTAAGCCAATCAGTTCGAGTTGACAATATGAAGATTTCAATATCAAATGGGAGAGAGAAATTACCCCACTAACTAAGTCTTAGAGACCAAAACATTCGGTGCCGCTCGATGAAAGAGGATGAGTGGTGAAGAGAGAACAAGTGAACCATGGAGACTAGGAAAAAAGAGGTGACAATCGACGATGTTGTGGCGGGGAGGGGTGGAAGCTGAGGGGAGAGGGCAAGAGAAATAGGGGAGTGACGGTGATGCCAGTGGCAAGAGGAGGTGATGCGCCCACGAAGAGAGAAGGAGCTAGAAAGTAGGCTATTTCACTTTAGATGCAAAGCACACGAAAATATCTAGTGATACCACACTTTATAAAATCAATTTTGTAGatgttaaaaaaattgaaacaaatttGCGGGTGTTCACAAGGGGTGTGTCTATATTTCTTAAAATTTTAAAAACCAAATTTGAAGTACacaaagagaaacaaaaaaaagagaaattGCTATGTAAATAGTGTCATTTTGTGTTTTTCTTTATGTGACACTATTAATGTTGGATTTTTTGTTTCTCTAATTTGGTTCTACAAGTTATAGGCAATATAAATACACATCTTTTGAACACCCACAAatttatttcagatttttttaCAACTACAATTTAAATTTAAAGAGTAGTATCATGGTATCAAATAGGTCGAGGTATCACTCTCAAAGCCCAACATCCACGCCCTATTTCTATGTGCTCATCTCGAATTGTATCATTTACTAACAAAAAATTATTTTTAAAAATAGATCACCATAAATATAAAGTAACACCTGATATTACATACATATTTTGTGAATGGGCCAGGCAATCATTCTTGATATGGTAGTTCGTAGGTGAGAGATAGTGGACCCATGAGAAATTTTGAATGGACGAAATTTTCGGAAATCCAAAGAACTAGGAATATAATACCTCCCATGTAATTATAAAAGGAATACAATAGCTATCATAAAATCCCCCCTCCCCCTTATAGAACACAATGCAAGTAAACATCTCAAAAACTGTCCCACAAAACCGCATTTCTGTTGTGCTAGATTTTCAAAAACTACACATTTTGATAAGCGTGGATTACATGTCAAGTCCTGATAAGTGGAGAATGCCTTTCAGCTCAACTGAAACTTCAAAATGCATGACATTTTAAATATGATGCAAACATTCTTTTTGTCAAAAAACATCTCTTCAAAACCGTAGTGCTTTGAAATATATGATTTTAGTGAATACTAAGAAATTTATTTTATTCCCCACCGAAATAAATTCATTTTACTTAGGAAATTAAGAAATTTAGTTTTTGTTGGAACTTGGGAGCTAAATCTTTTTTCAAGAACCAGGAAATTACGCAATGCCAAACATCTGTGGGCTGGGC
Coding sequences within it:
- the LOC127338166 gene encoding non-classical arabinogalactan protein 30-like translates to MAAYLPLSLAILVSLLAAAAASDHGDYSHPNSGGEKKLVVQVEGMVYAQSCAHRNSWCLDGATPLPGAKVTVTCRDRKNRVMAWRSVKADGNGYYLADLGDGPPAAAYYKGDPTKACFVRLLSSPDRKCDDLTNINYGIQGAPIRDEGKGSPADGYALYAAGPLAFRPRHCAPRRHY